GACAGCGTGTCAGATCGTCAGGAGTTGAGGTAGGTGAGAACGGCGAGCACCCTGCGGTGATCCCCGTCACTCTGCGCCAGCCCCAGCTTCAGGAAGATGTTGCTGACGTGCTTCTCGACGGCGCCGTCGCTGACCACCAGCTGCCGGGCGACGGCGGAGTTCGTCCGGCCCTCGGCCATCAGCCCCAGCACCTCGCGCTCCCGCGGGGTCAGCCGGCCGAGCACGTCCTGCTTGCGGCTGCGCCCCAGCAGCTGCGCCACCACCTCGGGGTCCAGCGCGGTCCCGCCCCCGGCGACCCGGACCACCGCGTCGACGAACTCCCGCACCTCGGCCACCCGGTCCTTGAGCAGGTAGCCGATGCCCCGGCTGGAGCCCGCCAGCAGCTCGGTGGCGTACTGCTCCTCGACGTACTGCGAGAGCACCAGGACACCGAGGCCGGGGTGGTCGCGGCGCAGCCGGATCGCGGCCCGCACGCCCTCGTCCGTATG
The sequence above is a segment of the Streptomyces lydicus genome. Coding sequences within it:
- a CDS encoding response regulator transcription factor, whose translation is MRVVIAEDSVLLREGLTRLLTDRGHEVVAGVGDAEALIKVIGELADEGALPDVVVADVRMPPTHTDEGVRAAIRLRRDHPGLGVLVLSQYVEEQYATELLAGSSRGIGYLLKDRVAEVREFVDAVVRVAGGGTALDPEVVAQLLGRSRKQDVLGRLTPREREVLGLMAEGRTNSAVARQLVVSDGAVEKHVSNIFLKLGLAQSDGDHRRVLAVLTYLNS